From Longimicrobiales bacterium:
TCCGCTCCGCGGTGAACGTCCCGATGTGCATTTCGTAGATGTACTGCTTACCCGCGGTGACGCCGGTCCAGTGCTGGTCGGTCCAGTCGAAGGAGGGATCCACCACGCACGACGCGCCATGCGGGCCGTCCGGCTGCCAGCGCGACCACGGATCCGGCAACGCCTCGCCGCCGTCCAGGCTGTAGCGGTAGCGTGCACCGGCACCGATGCCCGGAACACGCGCAGCAAACGTTGTCGAATCGACGCGCTCGAGCGGAACACGCGCATCGTCGAGCACGACGTCCACGCGACGCGCACGCGTCGCATGAACGCGGAACTCGACGCCGTCAGCGTGCAGTGTTGCGCCAGGCAACGGTGTCGCAGTGGCGGCAGAGGCGGATCGTGGGCCGCCGCGCGGCGTGCTCGACGGATGCGCGGCGGTGTCCGCGCGTTGGATCTTCGAGGACGGCGCGGCCCGGCGGTCGCGCTGCGCGCCCGGCGGCTGCGCGATCGTGTCCTCGGGTTGGGTCTTCGAGGACGGCGCGGCCGGGCGATTGCCCCGCCCGCCCGCGCCTTCAGTGCGCGACACGGGAAAGCACCTGCTCCGCTGCCGCCAACCCGCTGGCAAGCGCGCCATGCACGGTTCCTCGCGCCGCACCCCCGGCGCACGCTTCGCCAGCAAAGAAGAGCGTGTCCGCGACCGGGCGCGTGATCAGGCCGCCCGCGCCCATCCCGCCGTTCAGCATGTAGCTGTACGCCCCGCGCGCGAACGGATCCGTTTCCCAGCGCGAGCGCCAGAACCCCTCCAGCTGCCCGTCCAGGCGAGTGCGGTCCACCCCGAGCTGCGTCGAGAGCACATCCAGCGCGACCGTGCGCAGCGCCGCATCATCCAGTGAAGACAGCTCCAGCGCCGGCGGGCCGCCCGCCCAGCCGACGAGAAGCGGGACGTCGCGAGGATGCTGCGTCCACCAGACGGGCAGCCGCTCCGACGTCGTATGGAAGAACGACGCATCGGCTGCGGAGTGGCCGCGCCCGTCGGACAGCTCCGTCCAGAACCGCTCACGGAACAGCAGCACCACGCGCAGTGCAGCACCCATGGCGATGGCATCGAGTGTCTCGTCCAGCACCGGCGGGTCCGGCTCGAAGTCGATGTCCGGCACCGCAGACGTGAGCACTCCGAGCGGCACCGTGACAATAACGCTCGACGCGCTGTCCGCGCGGGACGCGCCCTGCGGGCTCAGTGAAGTCACCCGGACGTCGCCGACCCGCCACGCGATCCGCGCGACCCGCGCGCCAAGTGTGATCGCGTCAGGAGGCAACGCAACTGCGAGCGCCTCCACGAGCGCGGCGTACCCGCCGCGCACCCGGTACTGATCGCCAGCGACGCCACCGCCATCCGATTCGGCATCGGCGATCGCGGCAATGCTTGCACGCGCGGGATCCGCAGCGTGAAACCCGCGCACGTACTGCAGCACGCTGCGCCGGTCGTCGTCGGAAACATCGGACAGCAGCGCCAGTGCCTCCTCGACGCTGCGATCCGGCGGCGTCGTGCGTCCCATCCGCTCGATGATGTCCGCGACGCGCGAGAACGTGCGCTCATCCCGCGTCAGCCGGCCATGATCCGCACGCCACTGCTCCCCCTCCAGCGGAATCAGCTCGATGCTCGCGCGCTCCAGGACCGACCGCAGCGCGGGCGTCAGGTCGTGCACGAATTCCGCCCCCAGCTCGACAGGCACTGCGAGCGAAGCGTCCCGCAGCGTGTGAATCCGCCCGCCGATCCGATCCCGCGCCTCCAGGACCCGCACGCGCACCCCGGCGCGCGCCAGTTCGCCCGCCGCCGCCAGACCGGCCACGCCGGCGCCAATGACCAGCA
This genomic window contains:
- a CDS encoding NAD(P)/FAD-dependent oxidoreductase codes for the protein MNTDVLVIGAGVAGLAAAGELARAGVRVRVLEARDRIGGRIHTLRDASLAVPVELGAEFVHDLTPALRSVLERASIELIPLEGEQWRADHGRLTRDERTFSRVADIIERMGRTTPPDRSVEEALALLSDVSDDDRRSVLQYVRGFHAADPARASIAAIADAESDGGGVAGDQYRVRGGYAALVEALAVALPPDAITLGARVARIAWRVGDVRVTSLSPQGASRADSASSVIVTVPLGVLTSAVPDIDFEPDPPVLDETLDAIAMGAALRVVLLFRERFWTELSDGRGHSAADASFFHTTSERLPVWWTQHPRDVPLLVGWAGGPPALELSSLDDAALRTVALDVLSTQLGVDRTRLDGQLEGFWRSRWETDPFARGAYSYMLNGGMGAGGLITRPVADTLFFAGEACAGGAARGTVHGALASGLAAAEQVLSRVAH